The segment TGTTTGATCTTCTCATTTACCATTTTCTTTACCTCTTTTAAATTTTATTGTTTGTTGTTTTTCCCACATTTTAGAATAGAGGACAAACAGATACACAGAAGAGAAAAAACAGACAAAAAAGCCTGTTATCCCGTCTTTATAACCTTTTTTGGTAAAATACATTCTTGAAAATCTTGATAAGCTGTGTAACAAAATATCATACCAGTGAATTTTCTTATTGCCGATTCTCTTCAGTTTATCTTCAACTTCAAGGGAGGTATATCTGTTCATCTTTCTGAAGTACTCACTTATGGAGTTATATGAATAGTGAAGCAGATTACCCTTAAGTTGTGCTGTCTCTCCATCTACTTTAAAGCCTTCATGTATATCCGTTTCAGGAATCGCTACCTTATCTTTTCTAAAG is part of the bacterium genome and harbors:
- a CDS encoding glycosyltransferase family 2 protein; protein product: FALSKARGDWVLFVDADEVVTDELREDILARAGKEKYNGYYMNRKNHFLSQPVNHCGWAPDFVMRCFRKDKVAIPETDIHEGFKVDGETAQLKGNLLHYSYNSISEYFRKMNRYTSLEVEDKLKRIGNKKIHWYDILLHSLSRFSRMYFTKKGYKDGITGFFVCFFSSVYLFVLYSKMWEKQQTIKFKRGKENGK